CGCGCCTGCGTGCCCGCAGCGTTGGTGAGCGAGGTGGTGCCGGTGCTGGCCTGGGTGAAGGTCGCGGGCGCTCCGGCGCACGTGCTGGGCAGCTTCTCCTATCGAGGCCGGCCCACGCTGGCGATGGATCTGGCCACGCTGGTGGGCAGCCCGCGACCGCTCTCACTCGACGCCCACGTGCTGGTGCTGGCCGCCGCGCGCCCCATCGCCCTGGCGGTGGATCGGGTGCTGGGCCTCATCGAGTCGCCGGCCACGCTCCTGGAGGATCCCGCCGGAAAGACCGGCTGGCGCGCGAGCCGGCTCGTCGAGGGCTTCTGCGGCGACGGCGATTCGCTGGTGCCCCTCCTGCGCATCGCTGCGCTCGAGGAGAGCGCGGGAGTCGGGCCTTGAGCAGGCTCAGCGCCGAGGATCGCCAGGCGGTGGAGCAGGCCCTGCGGCGCGAGTGCGGCATCTCGCTGGCGGCGAACCTGGTCGACACCCTCGACGGCGCCCTGCACCGCGCCGCCGCCGAGCTGAAGCTGACGCCGCAGGTGCTGCTCGCCAACGTGCGCAGCGGCGATCGCCGCGGGCTGGAGGCGCTGCTGGAGCAGGCGCGCGTGGGCGAGACCTACTTCTTCCGCCACCCGGAGCACTTCGACGTCCTGCAGAAGGAGCTGGCGACCTCGCTGTCCGACGGCGCGCGGCCGCGCATCTGGAGCGCGGGCTGCGCCAGCGGCGAGGAGGTCTACAGCCTGGCCATGGCCCTCGCCGAGGTGGGGCTCCTGGAGGGCGCGACGCTCCTCGGCACCGACGTGTCCGAGGTCGCGCTGGAGCAGGCGCGCAAGGCGGAGTACGGCAGCTGGTCGCTGCGCTCGCTGGAAGGTGAGCGGCGGCAGCGCTTCTTCCAGGGCGAGCTGCCCGCGCAGGTCGACCGCGCGGTGACGAAGCACGTGTCGCTGAAGCGCCACAACCTCGTCGCCGACGGGCCGCCGCTCACCGGGTGCGACGCCGTCTTCTGCCGCAACGTGCTCATCTACTTCGAGCCGGAGACGGTCGAAAAGGTCTTGGCCACGCTGGTCGACGCGCTGCGGCCGGGTGGCCTGCTGGTGCTCGGCCCCGCCGAGGCCGGGCTGGGCGATGAATTGCCGATCACCTGGATCGAGCTCGGTCGCACGCTGGTGGCCAGGAAGCGCGACGGAAAGCGGCCCGCCACCTCGCGCACGCGCGTGACCCGGCCCAAGACCATCGCGCCGAAGCCCGCGGTCCGCCCGCGCTCGACCCAGACCACGCGCGCGCGTCCGGCGACGACCTCTCGCGCGAAGCCGCCGACCGAGGACAGCTTCCAGCGCGCGCTCGCCGCCGCCCGCGAGGGCCGCGAGGCCGAGGCCGAGGCGCTGGCCCGCGAGGTCGGTGAGTGCGAGCTGCGGCCGGAGGCGTACCTCTTGCTGTCGATGCTCGCGGAGGCGCGCGGCGAGCTGCGCGCGGCCATCGACGCCGCCCGGCGCGCGCTCTACCTCGACCAGAAGCTGGCCATGGGACATGCGGCGCTCGCGTCCTTGCTGCGCCGCTCAGGGCAAGCCGCGGCCGCGGCCCAGGCGCGGCGCAACGCTTTGGATCTCGTTCAGGACCTGCCCGACGGCGCGGAGCTCTCGAGCGTGGAGCCCATCACCGCCGGCGCCTTGCGTGCGGCGCTACACGAGCCCGGCGACCCTCCGCGCGATTGGCGCGGGCGAGGCAACGTGCGATGAAGAAGACCTGCTGCAGAGCGCCGCGCGCAACGAGGTCTGGGAGTGAGCCGGCATGAGCGGTGAAACCACCTCGGGTGGCTCGGTTCGGCTGGGGCTACAGCTCCGGTTCATGGCCATCACCGCCGCGCCCATGGTGCTCCTGGCCACGACGTTGGTCGGCGTCTTCCACGGGCAGATGTACGAGAAGCTCCACGAGAAGATGGCGACCCGCGCGGACGCCGCCGCGCCGCACCTCGCCGGCGAGCTCGCGCCGCTCGTCGGCGCCAAGGACAAGGCGGGGCTGCAGCGGGTGCTCGAGGAGCGCCTCGCCGTCCAGCCGGATCACTTCTACGCGGTGGTGCGCAGCCCCTCGGGCGAAGTGCTGGCCCAGGTGCTTCCACCGCAGCTCGCGGGCGCCCTCCCGCCGGTGGTCGACGGTGTGCCGACGGCGCTGGCCAGGCGCGAGCTCACCGTCGCCGATGTGCCCGTGCGCGACCTGGCCTGCCCCGTGGGCGACGGAAAGGGCCCGCCGGTCGGCTTGCTGCAGCTGGGCTTCTCCGACCTGGCGACGCGCACCCTCGTGAGCGAGGCCACCAGCGCCACCCTGCGCTGGGGCGCTCTCGTCTTCATGCTCGGGCTCTTCGCGGTGCTGATCTTCACCCGCAGCGTCACCGGGCCCCTGGTGCGGCTCTCGGAGACGGTGGTCACCGTGGCCCGCGGCGATCTGGGCCAGCGCTTCGAGACCGACCGCACCGACGAGGTGGCGCTGGTCGCCCGCAGCGTGGACGCCATGGTGGGCCAGCTCCGCGGGATGCTCGCCGAGGTGCGCGGCGCGGCGCAGGAGATCGACCGCGAGAGCCAGCTGATGATCCGCACCGTGAGCCAGCAGAGCGCGCTCACCAGCCAGCAGGCCAGCGCCATCAGCGAGACCAGCACCACCGTCCGGGAGATCGCCCAGACCAGCGCCCAGGCCACCGAGCGC
This genomic interval from Deltaproteobacteria bacterium contains the following:
- a CDS encoding chemotaxis protein CheW; this encodes MAAGPRRQQVEELRRRLAALDAEAHALRSELFTAAPGTSLPGTYVVVEAADQRACVPAALVSEVVPVLAWVKVAGAPAHVLGSFSYRGRPTLAMDLATLVGSPRPLSLDAHVLVLAAARPIALAVDRVLGLIESPATLLEDPAGKTGWRASRLVEGFCGDGDSLVPLLRIAALEESAGVGP
- a CDS encoding HAMP domain-containing protein: MSGETTSGGSVRLGLQLRFMAITAAPMVLLATTLVGVFHGQMYEKLHEKMATRADAAAPHLAGELAPLVGAKDKAGLQRVLEERLAVQPDHFYAVVRSPSGEVLAQVLPPQLAGALPPVVDGVPTALARRELTVADVPVRDLACPVGDGKGPPVGLLQLGFSDLATRTLVSEATSATLRWGALVFMLGLFAVLIFTRSVTGPLVRLSETVVTVARGDLGQRFETDRTDEVALVARSVDAMVGQLRGMLAEVRGAAQEIDRESQLMIRTVSQQSALTSQQASAISETSTTVREIAQTSAQATERADGVVKVAQAAEEISREGQATIERAIEGMQKLDEQVRAIALTITDLTERAVQIGDINQTVKDLAERSNMLALNASIEASKAGEQGKGFSVVAMEMRTLAEQSKQAAGKVRDQLAEVQRVTRAAVNATEEGSKRAQAAVGLTQAAAQTIVRLAQVCQESSLAGRQIAGNTRQQTLGVDQIVSALRELSSASQTSVGGTQEIERAAGSLKSLAGKLGDSVGRYRA